The sequence below is a genomic window from Clostridia bacterium.
ACATGTGCTTTTGCATGGACAATCATAGCAATAATCAGTAGCACCTTGAGGTTTGTTCTTAGAATTGAAATATTTTAAAGAACCATAAGAACTTAAGCTAATACATTTCTTTCCTAACAAAAATGAAATGATATCAAAATCATGACAGCTCTTTTGCAAAATCATCGGACTTGTTGTATTACTGTTTCTCCAATTTCCGCGAACAAAAGAATGCGCTTGATGCCAATATCCAACATTTTCTACAGCATCTAATGTGACTATATCTCCGATAATTTTGGAATCGATAATTTCTTTAATTTTGGTGTAAAAAGGCGCATATCTAAGCACATGACAAACAACTACTAGTCTTTTAGTCTCTTTAACCTTTTTTTCAAGTTCAATACATTCATCCAAATTAGGTGAAATAGGTTTCTCAAGTAAAATATCATAACCTTTATCAAGCGCAATAAGAGCCTGTCTTACATGATCACGATCTTGTGTTGCAATAAAGATTACATCGGCTAATTTATCTTGACTGAGCAAACTTTCTGCACTGTCAAAACACATATTGTCCGGCACATTAAACTCTTTTTTTGCCTCTAACACTTTGTTAGCATCAATATCCGCTATTGCAACTATTTTCATAGTTTCCCTATGTTCATGCTGATATTTTGCGTAAGTGTGATAACCTCTTGATCCTAATCCAACTATTGCTACTGTGTACATCTTTAGTTCATCTCCGTCATTTGTTTAGTAAACAAATTATTTGTTTCATTGATTGGCTATATAATAACACTATAAAATTATAAAGTCAATGTAATATTTTGGAATTTTTGAATATTTTTTTATAAATTACCTAAAAAATAATTGTGTTTTTCTGAAACATATTGTATAATGTTTACTAAACAAGGACTTTAATGAGGTGATTAACAAATGGCAACAATAAGAGACGTTGCAAGATTAGCTAAAGTTTCAATAGCAACGGTATCTCGAATACTTAACAACAGCGCGGATTTTAACACCACCAACAGCACTAGAGAAGCTGTTTTGGAAGCAGCTAGACAGCTTAATTATTCGCCTTCTCAAAATTACAAACGAAAAAACGCTCC
It includes:
- a CDS encoding Gfo/Idh/MocA family oxidoreductase: MYTVAIVGLGSRGYHTYAKYQHEHRETMKIVAIADIDANKVLEAKKEFNVPDNMCFDSAESLLSQDKLADVIFIATQDRDHVRQALIALDKGYDILLEKPISPNLDECIELEKKVKETKRLVVVCHVLRYAPFYTKIKEIIDSKIIGDIVTLDAVENVGYWHQAHSFVRGNWRNSNTTSPMILQKSCHDFDIISFLLGKKCISLSSYGSLKYFNSKNKPQGATDYCYDCPCKSTC